The window CTATTGCTACTTCTCGTTCAGTTATACAACAAATCATATAGAAGACACCCCTCTAACAAGTAATTCCAGCCAGTTCCCATTCGTTCCCTTCATACCCAATTATCGGTGTCATCATCACTCTTACAAACACATCGCATCAGTCATACCCAACCTCCTACCACCCAAGGGTGTCCGTGTCCTAGGTTAAAGTCTCTTTGGCATGATTCTTTCGTCGTCGTTTTCATGCCTTCGTGTAGTAGAAGCTTacctcaattttttttcccgttcCCAGAAACAGTACAGTTCGTTAGTTCATTCAAGGCTATTCCGTACAAAAATCGTTCGTCTCTCTCCACATCGTCTAcacctcttcctcatccagcGGCTCGACTCGAACCAAAATCTCCTCAAGCAGCCCCTCCAGAAAGTTGCCCACGTCACGGCCCATACCTACGGGTTCAGCTTTGTCGTGGTAATCAATCTCCTTGCAAACGTGTGCCAGCTTATAGACAAGTTTGCGGACTTTCTCGTGAGAAGCCTCGGCTCGCTGTTGTTTGGCTGACATTGTTGACCCTTTCTGAACAGATCTATACATCTGTTGAAGTCGAATCTGCCGTCTCTTGAGCGCCTCTTCCAGAGCGGGAAAGATGACATCGTTGAGTGCATCAAGTTCCCCGTTAGGGTTTGCAGCCGGGGCCGAAGGAAAGTTATCTAACATCCCTGAAGAATTACCCTGTGATCGCATTGACGATACCGATGCTGATGGCGCATGCGCAGCAGCATTAGGCGGAGGCGCAGttgttgatgaagctggtACTCTGGAAGCCGAAGTATGAGCCATGACCGGTGTTACCGTCCGCTTTTCAGTTGTATGAGGTGATGAGTTAGATACTCTGGATGCTGAAGTATGCGCCATGACCGGAGTGACCGTTCGTTTTTCGGTAGTCTTGGGCGATGAAGCAGATACCCTAGATGCTGAAGTATGAGCCGCCATGACCGGTGTTACCGTTCGCTTTTCAACAGTAGCttgaggcggtggtggtttAGGGGATGGACCCCTGTATGGTGGAATTTCAGGCACGTCGTAATGCGTAAACTTTGTGCTTGTTGATCGAGGTGAAACGCCATGAGCTGGCGGCACCGGCCTCTCAAATCCAGGAGGTATGGAAATGACTCGGTGCGCGGGAGCTGCGGGGGGAGGGGGCGACGGTGTTGGTGCAGGTTCAGGCAACTCTATATTCAGATTCAGTATTCCCATATCGCGCTGGAGCTGAGCTTGCAATTCTCGGTCATAATCGGGCGAGGGAGGTTCTGGCGCCGGGGCCAGCACTGGTGCCGGAGCAATCTTTGGCGTCTTTGGTGTGGAACCCTGGATGTCCCAGCTTGAGGTCTTCACCACGACAGGGCTAGGGGGCGGGGGCGCTGCTTTCGATACAAATCCGCGCTGTACAGCATGAGGTATCGGTTTGCGCTGTGGGCTGGATTGCCGTGATGTTCCCGCGCTGGATGCATTGGCTGCTTTGAGAGTATCACTGGGCTGAAGGACATGTTCTGGTCTCAACTTTGTTGGGCTTGATGGCTCGCGCCGCCTCTCGCCGTAATCATCCGAGTTCTCGGATGACCGTCCGGCTCTCGTGTTAGTAGCACTTGCACCGAGCGGGTTGAGCTTACTCGGCCGGTTGACGACACCACCACGATCATTGACAAGCCTAACGGTGCCAAAGTCCCACATGTCTTCATTCACCCGCGTCCTCTCCGGAGGTGCGCTCTCGCTGACCTCCCAtgtatcctcttcttctgttttaTGTGTCGCCGCCCATCTGGTATGTCGCTCAATCAACTCTGTGAGGTATGTcgtcttttttgcctttcgAATAAACGGATGTCGCAAGAGGTCTCTCGCAGTCGGTCGTTCCTTTGGATCGCGCTGCAGACACAATTCGACAAAATCTTTAAAGGCCTTTGTAAAATTCCCCTCCAGCCTTGGCGGTGGATTCTTGGGGATGAGGAATAAAACCTTCATGGGATGAATGTCGGCGTAAGGAGGCTCGCCGTTCGCCAGCTCGAGAGCTGTGATACCGAGTGACCAAATATCAGCCTTGTGATCATATCCAGATTGTTTAATGACCTCCGGTGCCATCCAAAAGGGGGTTCCAACGAATGTGTTTTTCTTCGTCATGGTAGCTGAGAGCTGGCCCGAGACGCCAAAATCAGCCAGCTTGACCTGCCCGTTGGCCCCCAGCAAGACATTAGCCGCTAGCAATAGTGTCAGCACCAAAATCGAAGCCTCTTGCAGGGTCGTAGTAGAAAAATATTATGAATCCTCACCCTTAATGTCACGATGTAGTTTCTTGTCCGCGTGGAGATAGTCCAGGCCCATCAGCAACTCCCTTATGATGATTGCGATGTAATCCTCGCCCATGATCCCTGGCTTCATCAGGTCAGCACAGCTGCCGCCTGCGCAAAACTCCATGACGATCCATAGCTCGGCGCCCTTTGCATAGGATCCGTAGTATTTGGTCACATATGGTGACTGGAGTTCGGACAGAATGGCGATTTCTTGGATAATGTCTTCGACCTCGTCTTCGGCATTTTCAACGTCGATAATCTTGATGGCGACAGAGCGGCCAGTGCGTCTGTCAACTCTAAAAGGGCGCAGGAGAGCAAGTCAGAACAGTCGCCAGCCAGTAGCATCACTCAACTTCAACAGAGAGAAACAGTaggaacaagagaaaaagcccAGCCAGGGACGGCAGGACGTGCAACATACGACGTACCCCTTGAACACCTTGCCAAAGCTACCACCGCCTACAAGCAACATCGCATTAGGGACCACGACCAAGACAACTAGAGATCCCTCAGACCAGCAAACTGACCAATGCAGTATTCTTTCGTATATAGAAGCTCCGGATCCAGAACTTCATTGGCCTCATCCGCATAACGGTGCGATTCCGCCATGGCGTCTGTCCTGGTATGTATTCTCGTCACCGGTTCTGCACTACCGATTGGCGGGAATGGAATGGGAGCGGCTACTTGCGCGTCCACCAAAAGGGCAGTGTCGTCGCTGCGAGATCATAAAGCCATGCGCTCTATGATGGGTCGGTTCGCCTTGTACGGGAGAGTAAAAGGGCAGTTTTCGGTTTATGTAAACGAGAGTTGCAAGTCGAGGCGCGAAGCGGGCACCGGGCGTTGGTGCTTGAAGATGCACGGGATAAAGGGCATGTGCTGGAAATGGCCGAATGTCGTATCGGTTGCTTGGAGCTGGCGGTGAGCCCCACTATGGGCCGGCACAAGCGCTCCCGCTGTAGGGGCAGGGCGCTGCGGTGCCTGCGCCTAGGGGCCTATAGGGTGCCTGTAGGGTGTCTGTAGGGTGCCTGTCGCTGTTTTGCAGGCGGCGATCCCGGCCGTCGCACCAGCAACACAGCTCGAGCTTGCTTATCGATCAGCCGTCAGCGATCAACTATTTATGTGCTCAACATGCTACAGAACTAACAACAAGAAGGCGATGGCAATTCGCAGGGTTGGGACTCGGCAGAGTCATGTAAATTATCCCACTATCAACATACATAACGTTGAGCAAACTGACCCAAGGACTAACCGTTGATCGCCATGGACTGCTTATAAACAAATGCCAGAGCCAACGCTGCATCAAAACAAATCAGCTGGTTGTCCATTGTTTACGCCACCATTTCGTGGGGTCTATTGCGGGGCAACGCCAATCGCAACCAGGGGTACACAAGCGCATCAACTGCGTCTGCTAGCCCTTCTTCAGCCTCGCGGCAAACCAGTAAAGGGCGAAGAGCAGGTCAATAAAAGCAGCTGAAACTTGTTGTTTCGCTAATTTCCCGCGTCAAAACACTTGCATTGTCTACCTATAATATCACAACGCGGCAGAGGTTGTGTCTCCAAGTGGTAAAAAGGGagaagcaggaaaaaaacaaataagtagggaaaagaaaggccCCCAAAGAGCAAGCTGGTGTATGGTCAGGAGAACCAAGTGCACAATAGCTCGTCTATGCTACTAGTATCCCTCGTACTTCGTAATCAGCGGCTTCCTCCCGTATAACAGCAGCAAATAAACCAAGCAAATCATCGTAGAACCGGTTCGCCCGTGACGGGTATTTATATCCCATATTGTCTATCAAACAGATGcagtcatcgtcatcctggCTACGCTTCATATAAGCGTTGTCAAGAGACCTGTCCTGTTCCCGCATCTTACATATCGTCATTCGTCATTCAATAGTAAAAGAATCGCCCATCAGCGCCGTTATTCGTCCGTAATAAACTCAATCATGACTGTCCCTTGCTTCAGGCCCGCCTCTTCGATGGTAGAGTCCAATGATTCAATAAGATCTTGTCCCTGGGGCATCTGCTTCAGCTCAAAAATAATCCCTTCCTTGCCCTGCAGCGGCTCCGCCTTGAGCCATTCATATATCCTACGAACAGGGTCCTGCAAATTGAACCGCCGAATGATGCGACCGTCAGGGTGTCGGAACTGAATGCGTGTCGTTGTAGAGGGGTTGTTATCAGGTTCCACATGAGGGTTTATGCTAGAGATCTGGGCAAATGGGTTCTGCgactctttttcttcaggCTTTTTCGCTTCCTCCTTAGTCAATGCATCAGGATCATGAACACTTGGCGTGGATCCCGAGCCCGATCCCGAGCCGCCACTCTGAGCTCCAGCCAAGCTGTTTTTGAgcgccatctccagcatctcatctTCTGTCATTCGATCCACGTCAATGACTTGAGGTTTCCGAGCGGGCGCCCTAGCAACTGGATTCTTGCTGTTGGCTGCGAGGCTGTATCGGTCCAAAAATTCGGCCACCTCGGCGTGAAACTCGTTGGCATTGGGGAAGGGCTTCCCGCTCCATACTTTGACCTGCTCTCCAGTTCGAGGATCAACAATGGAGACGTGAGGGTAGTTGTCTGGATTTTCATGTGACCGGTTGGGGAAGTAGAATGTTATATACTCCTCCGCATCGGGGTAATCTTTGTCCAACTGCAGGAAAATGAAGTTTTCGTTGACCAGCTCTTTCACAGCTCTGTCCTTCCAGATATCTCGGTTAAGCATCTGACAGCTAAAATCGCTCATGTCTTGTAGGTTAACCATTATCCACTTCTTGTCTTCCTTGCCCAGCGTACGGGCCTCATCCCATGATAATCGAGACATCAGATCGTAGGGCGGTCGAAACAAATCCTCCAGGCGCCGGGCATGAGCGGATGTATCGTCATCGCCCGCGGGCTCGGCACTTCTCGTATCATCTCCCCATATCCGGTGACCGAATGGCCCTCTAGAGGAAGCTATATGAAGCGTTAGAAATTTTTTCCATGTACTTTTCGTTAGGCGTCTCCTTTCTCGGGACAGACTTACGAGGCATCTGTCGCCTCCTTCTCAGTTGTTCCAGGATAGCTgagctctcctcttctccccagGATGGGTCTGGTGCCACAAGCGTCTCTGTCGTCCGAGCAATAGGAGCCCTGACATCCCCACCAGCTGATCCCGATTCCTGGTATAGTTCCTCCTGTAGACGCTTTGCCATGGcagcatcctcctcttcttgtgcAAAAGCGGCAGCCTGCGCAGCGGCAACCcgctcgtcctcgtcgacgTCGAAGGCATCATCGTGGTATTGCATGTCGacatcctcctcgtcctcatcgtcaCTATTGATGTGGATCACCCCACTGGCATCTTCTCTGCCGATGTTGACTCTGCGTGGTGCAGGAGGGCGAGCCGTCGAGGTGGTGGGAGGGTTGCTGGATACGCCAGCTCCGACCAGATCTGGACTCTCAAAGAAGAGCTCAATGGCCCGCTGGTAATCACCTCCCGTGATCTCTAGGAAGCCTCGAGCCACATCGACGCTCGCTCCAGTAATGTCAGTAAAGTGCTGAATGCTCTCCTCCATGGCTGATCAAAGTGATGCCACAACGCCCCCAACCGGCTGAGATATCTGCTGGGTAGTGAAGCAGCTAGCGGAACGAGGGTTGAATTGCTCTCTTTAAACAGAAACGCCAGAGCCTGTCGTCGTCTCGCCAATAGTATAGTAGCGGATAGCAGGTGATGATTGAACTGCCAAACGGATCGGGGAGCTGCAGGAAATGCCGGTCAGATAGGACTAAGATGCTGCCCCACACGCGCTGGTTGGCTCAACCCGACTCGGGGGAAAGTTGCGGTAGATAAACGTATAGAATAGCGATGTTTCCCTAGCCAAAGGGATCTGAATGCTCTGAAGAGCGTGAATCTGCCTCGGGGCCCTTAAAAGGCTTGTGAGAAATCGGGGCCTAAGAGGAGCAAACGTTCGAATCGCGCAGAACACTGAGGAAGGGTTGAAAGCTGCTAGGTAGATAGACCCGATAAACGATAACTGTAAGGCAGAGAGAGGTAGTGATAAAATACAGGCCGCATCAGCGCCACAGGCACCGCGAACATGACGCAACAGGAGCACCCCGCCATGAAACTTTGCGCAGGTACCTCCTGCAGGACCTCTGGCCGGCGGGTACCTGGAGGTACGTCTGAAATAGCCCCTCGGCCGGATCATTCCTAGCGCCGTCATACCGCACGACGCCACATGATGCTTACCCTACGATTTGAAGAGGCAGATAAGCGAGCTTGGTTGGCATACATTTTAGCATTACCTGCATATTTGGATCTGAGATTGTCTTTTATTTGGATATCTTGACTACAAAGTCGATGAAATTCGACTCGTAGTGCGCTTTTTGTGGGACTACTTGTGCCTTATAATCAGGCATTAGTAGTAGAACTACATCTACGAAAGCCAGAAAACGTGAAATTTGACGCAATATATCAATCCCTTTCCCAACCGTGTTTGGAAGTGAAAAAAGCGGCCCAAAGAGAAAACCTCTATTGTCAGTTTTTGTGAGATGATTCTAataatgaagaagaaaaaatatatcCTGGCTTCCTTCTATTTTTCCCGAAATACCGCGTATTGACTTGTTTCATTGCGCATCAACACTTCTGCCAAGCAGATACGACTATCTTCAATCCATCCCTGTGAATATACTCAATTTCAGCTGGTACGCTGAGGATACCGTTCTCCGTGCTAGTATCTTCCTGTAGTATGCAATTCGTGTATCCAGTTCGATCCCACTTTGCTTGGTGCAATATCTCTTGGCCGGATCGTATTCGGATggattctttctttttcctctttttcctttggcaTGTCAGGTATCGAGAAGATGGTATTGGGTTTTATCGGTATATCGAAGGCCTCAAACCGTCCTGCTTTGCCatatctcatctctcatccTAATTATagaatttcttcttcttcttctagagTCGATCGTGCTCGGAAAGTGTGATTGCTGTGATTCTCGAGTCAAGCTAGTAGCTTCAGCACGAAAACGTGCCTTGCCTATTTTTGATGCTCGATTTTCGAAGTGTTACCTGTCTTTCACTAGCATGCTAGACATACATTTATTACCGGCAAGGTGGTGAGTTGTATGATTGCCCCAACTGGACCGCAAGCTGCTCATGTTGGTGTTTCGGGTATGTTGGCAATGTGATCAAGCTAGGTAGCGGTAAAAGGcaaattataaatagttagGGGGACGTAGAAATTTGTCTATAAGCAAATAAAGGGGCCATTGGCCTGTTCTGGTTTCAAAATCATATCACTTGCAACGTTTATCTGATTTTATATGAATAATTCATTTGAGTGGCTATCTGCCATATTTGAATCCGTAGTTACCTATGATCCTCAATATACAGGTATATGAGGCAtcccaaaaaagaagatcttGTAGCAAATTTTATAATGTAGCAAATAATTCAACCGTCCTCCATTCCAGCCTTATATTCTTAAATACGAGCCTCCTGCAATTCCACAAGTACTCTCTGCCAAGCCTTC is drawn from Trichoderma asperellum chromosome 4, complete sequence and contains these coding sequences:
- a CDS encoding uncharacterized protein (BUSCO:EOG092D3M40) gives rise to the protein MEESIQHFTDITGASVDVARGFLEITGGDYQRAIELFFESPDLVGAGVSSNPPTTSTARPPAPRRVNIGREDASGVIHINSDDEDEEDVDMQYHDDAFDVDEDERVAAAQAAAFAQEEEDAAMAKRLQEELYQESGSAGGDVRAPIARTTETLVAPDPSWGEEESSAILEQLRRRRQMPPSSRGPFGHRIWGDDTRSAEPAGDDDTSAHARRLEDLFRPPYDLMSRLSWDEARTLGKEDKKWIMVNLQDMSDFSCQMLNRDIWKDRAVKELVNENFIFLQLDKDYPDAEEYITFYFPNRSHENPDNYPHVSIVDPRTGEQVKVWSGKPFPNANEFHAEVAEFLDRYSLAANSKNPVARAPARKPQVIDVDRMTEDEMLEMALKNSLAGAQSGGSGSGSGSTPSVHDPDALTKEEAKKPEEKESQNPFAQISSINPHVEPDNNPSTTTRIQFRHPDGRIIRRFNLQDPVRRIYEWLKAEPLQGKEGIIFELKQMPQGQDLIESLDSTIEEAGLKQGTVMIEFITDE